A stretch of DNA from Endozoicomonas sp. 8E:
TACCACTTTGTTGCCGGTGTCAAGCATCTGTTAATGGATGTCGGTATTGGTGAAGGTAAGGAGTCAGGCAAGGCTGGTGCGATCATTACCATTGTTTTATCAGCTGTACTGATTGTGCTCGCGGGGGTGTGGGTATGGTAACAAATATTACCAACTTGTCCCGAAGTGGACTCTACGACTGGATGTTGCAGAGGCTGTCTGCCATCATTCTGGCTGCGTACACCTTGTTTATAGGTGGCTATGTTCTCATAAATCCCGGTCTGGATTTTCAGCAATGGAGCGGCCTGTTTGAACAGACCTGGATGAAGGTGTTTACCTTGCTCGCCATTCTGTCCATTGCTGCCCACGCCTGGGTGGGAATGTGGACAATAGCCACTGACTACCTGAATGCTCGTGCATTTGGGAATAAGTCTGTTTTGATTCGTTTCCCCTTCCAGCTGATCTGTTTTGTGGCAGTATTCAGTTACATCGTCTGGGGCATTCAAATTCTCTGGGGTAATTGATCTATGTCAGCTCTTCGCACACTGACTTACGACGCCATCGTAATCGGCGGCGGTGGCGCTGGCATGCGCGCTGCTCTGCAACTGACCCAGGCCGGTATCAAAACGGCCTGTGTGACCAAGGTGTTTCCAACTCGTTCTCATACTGTATCTGCCCAGGGTGGCATTACCTGTGCCATTGCCAGTGCAGATCCACAGGATGACTGGCGCTGGCATATGTTCGACACCGTCAAAGGTTCGGACTACATCGGTGACCAGGATGCAATCGAGTATATGTGTTCTGTAGGTCCCCAGGCTGTATTTGAACTGGAACATATGGGGCTGCCTTTTTCTCGTACTGAGGAAGGGCGTATCTATCAGCGACCATTCGGTGGCCAATCCAAAGAATTTGGCAAGGGCGGTCAGGCTGCTCGTACCTGTGCAGCTGCTGACCGCACAGGTCATGCTCTTTTGCATACACTCTATCAAGCCAACCTGAAAGGTGGTACTACATTCCTGAATGAATGGTACGCCGTTGATCTGGTGAAGAATCAGAATGGTCAGGTGGCGG
This window harbors:
- the sdhD gene encoding succinate dehydrogenase, hydrophobic membrane anchor protein, translating into MVTNITNLSRSGLYDWMLQRLSAIILAAYTLFIGGYVLINPGLDFQQWSGLFEQTWMKVFTLLAILSIAAHAWVGMWTIATDYLNARAFGNKSVLIRFPFQLICFVAVFSYIVWGIQILWGN